The following proteins come from a genomic window of Diceros bicornis minor isolate mBicDic1 chromosome 4, mDicBic1.mat.cur, whole genome shotgun sequence:
- the FAM72A gene encoding protein FAM72A isoform X3 yields the protein MSTSSCSFKDRCVSILCCKFCKQVLSSRGMKAVLLADTEIDLFSTDIPPTNAVDFIGRCYFTEICKCKLKDIACLKCGNIVGYHVIVPCCSCLLSCNNGHFWMFHSQAVYDINRLDSTGANFLLWGNLPEIEENTDEDVLDISAEECIR from the exons ATGTCCACCAGCAGTTGTAGTTTCAAAGACCGGTGCGTGTCCATCCTGTGTTGCAAATTCTGTAAACAAGTGCTCAGCTCTAGGGGAATGAAGGCTGTCTTGCTGGCTGATACTGAAATAGACCTTTTCTCTACAGACATCCCTCCTACCAA TGCAGTAGACTTCATTGGACGATGCTATTTCACTGAAATCTGCAAGTGTAAACTGAAGGACATCGCATGTTTAAAATG tgggaaCATTGTAGGTTATCATGTGATAGTTCCATGTTGTTCCTGCCTTCtttcctgcaacaacggacactTCTGGATGTTTCACAGCCAGGCAGTTTATGATATTAACAGACTAGACTCTACCG GTGCAAACTTCCTACTTTGGGGCAACTTGCCAGAGATAGAAGAGAATACAGATGAAGACGTGTTAGATATCTCAGCAGAGGAGTGTATTAGATGA
- the FAM72A gene encoding protein FAM72A isoform X2: protein MSTSSCSFKDRCVSILCCKFCKQVLSSRGMKAVLLADTEIDLFSTDIPPTNAVDFIGRCYFTEICKCKLKDIACLKCGNIVGYHVIVPCCSCLLSCNNGHFWMFHSQAVYDINRLDSTEKSSCQCPEEQTIKERGWPKPWKAGKTEELALQELLPILPNSSF from the exons ATGTCCACCAGCAGTTGTAGTTTCAAAGACCGGTGCGTGTCCATCCTGTGTTGCAAATTCTGTAAACAAGTGCTCAGCTCTAGGGGAATGAAGGCTGTCTTGCTGGCTGATACTGAAATAGACCTTTTCTCTACAGACATCCCTCCTACCAA TGCAGTAGACTTCATTGGACGATGCTATTTCACTGAAATCTGCAAGTGTAAACTGAAGGACATCGCATGTTTAAAATG tgggaaCATTGTAGGTTATCATGTGATAGTTCCATGTTGTTCCTGCCTTCtttcctgcaacaacggacactTCTGGATGTTTCACAGCCAGGCAGTTTATGATATTAACAGACTAGACTCTACCG AGAAATCAAGCTGTCAGTGTCCTGAAGAACAAACCATCAAAGAGAGAGGGTGGCCAAAGCCATGGAAAGCAGGAAAGACTGAAGAGCTTGCCCTTCAAGAACTTCTTCCCATCCTCCCAAATTcgtctttttaa
- the FAM72A gene encoding protein FAM72A isoform X4 codes for MSTSSCSFKDRCVSILCCKFCKQVLSSRGMKAVLLADTEIDLFSTDIPPTNAVDFIGRCYFTEICKCKLKDIACLKWCKLPTLGQLARDRREYR; via the exons ATGTCCACCAGCAGTTGTAGTTTCAAAGACCGGTGCGTGTCCATCCTGTGTTGCAAATTCTGTAAACAAGTGCTCAGCTCTAGGGGAATGAAGGCTGTCTTGCTGGCTGATACTGAAATAGACCTTTTCTCTACAGACATCCCTCCTACCAA TGCAGTAGACTTCATTGGACGATGCTATTTCACTGAAATCTGCAAGTGTAAACTGAAGGACATCGCATGTTTAAAATG GTGCAAACTTCCTACTTTGGGGCAACTTGCCAGAGATAGAAGAGAATACAGATGA